The following coding sequences are from one Leptolyngbya sp. NIES-3755 window:
- a CDS encoding hypothetical protein (hypothetical protein glr2314;~similar to AA sequence:cyanobase_aa:LBDG_57410), with protein MTTLLESPSSVEQKSRYIPQNHRKILCVFPTYSRSFGTFHHAFGLKGVKAFMPPQGLLIVAAYLPQEWNVRFIDENVRPAAAADYRWADVVIVSGMHIQRSQIQQINERAHRAGKITVLGGPSVSGCPEYYPDFDILHLGELGDASDRMIEYLDQHHERPTEQIRFETVDRLPLTEFPTPAYHQLNLNQYFLANIQFSSGCPYQCEFCDIPALYGRNPRLKSPEQVLRELDAMLEAGNPGAVYFVDDNFVGNRKAVMELLPHLIEWQKTNGYPVQFACEATLNLAQSPKLLEMMREAYFCTVFCGIETPEPEALQAISKTHNLSMPILEAVKTLNRYGMEVVSGIILGFDTDTEETVDRILEFIRQSQIPMLTINLLFALPKTPLWDRLNAEGRIVADEGRESNIEFLMPYEQVVEMWQHCIAIAYQPEFLYERFAYQCQHTYPNRIKPPNSPARTAPDKVRRGLLMLAKILLRVGVFSRYRGTFWQMAAPALKKTKIEQVIHIGLVGHHLIQFTQESTKGLESASFYSQKFRGH; from the coding sequence ATGACTACGCTTTTGGAGTCCCCTAGTTCAGTTGAACAAAAGAGCCGATACATTCCTCAAAATCATCGCAAGATTCTTTGTGTTTTTCCCACTTACAGTCGATCGTTTGGAACGTTTCATCATGCGTTTGGGCTGAAAGGGGTGAAAGCTTTTATGCCCCCTCAAGGATTGCTAATTGTGGCGGCTTATTTGCCTCAAGAGTGGAATGTGCGATTTATCGATGAGAATGTTCGTCCTGCGGCGGCTGCGGACTATCGGTGGGCGGATGTGGTGATTGTGAGTGGAATGCACATTCAGCGATCGCAGATTCAACAGATCAATGAGCGGGCGCATCGGGCTGGAAAGATTACAGTGCTGGGTGGTCCTTCGGTTTCGGGATGTCCTGAGTACTATCCGGATTTTGATATTTTGCATTTGGGAGAATTGGGAGATGCTAGCGATCGCATGATCGAATATTTGGATCAGCATCATGAGCGACCGACTGAGCAGATTCGGTTTGAAACTGTCGATCGCTTACCTCTAACTGAGTTTCCAACTCCGGCTTATCATCAGTTGAATTTGAATCAGTACTTTTTAGCTAACATTCAGTTTTCGAGTGGTTGCCCGTATCAATGTGAGTTCTGTGATATTCCAGCGTTGTATGGGCGTAATCCTCGATTGAAGTCGCCTGAACAGGTTTTGCGCGAACTGGATGCAATGCTAGAGGCGGGAAATCCAGGAGCCGTTTATTTTGTCGATGATAACTTTGTTGGGAATCGGAAGGCGGTGATGGAACTCTTGCCGCATTTGATTGAATGGCAGAAAACGAATGGGTATCCGGTGCAGTTTGCTTGTGAAGCGACGTTGAATTTGGCGCAGAGTCCGAAGCTTTTGGAAATGATGCGGGAGGCTTATTTTTGTACGGTGTTTTGTGGGATTGAGACACCGGAACCGGAAGCATTACAGGCGATTTCTAAGACGCATAATTTGAGTATGCCGATTTTGGAAGCGGTGAAGACGCTGAATCGGTATGGAATGGAAGTGGTGTCAGGAATTATCTTGGGGTTTGATACGGATACGGAGGAAACTGTCGATCGTATTTTGGAGTTTATTCGACAGTCACAGATTCCGATGCTGACGATTAATTTGCTGTTCGCGTTGCCGAAAACACCGCTGTGGGATCGATTGAATGCGGAGGGGCGAATTGTTGCTGATGAGGGGCGGGAGTCGAATATTGAGTTTTTGATGCCTTATGAACAAGTGGTTGAAATGTGGCAGCACTGTATTGCTATTGCATATCAACCAGAGTTTTTGTATGAGAGATTTGCTTATCAATGTCAGCATACTTATCCGAATCGAATTAAGCCTCCGAATAGTCCAGCGAGAACGGCTCCGGATAAGGTGCGACGTGGATTGCTGATGTTGGCGAAAATTTTGCTGAGAGTGGGTGTATTTAGCCGATATCGAGGTACGTTTTGGCAAATGGCTGCACCTGCATTGAAAAAGACGAAGATTGAGCAGGTGATTCATATTGGATTGGTGGGACATCACTTGATTCAGTTCACCCAGGAATCGACAAAAGGGCTGGAGTCGGCTTCGTTTTACTCGCAGAAGTTTCGAGGGCATTGA
- a CDS encoding cyclopropane-fatty-acyl-phospholipid synthase (similar to AA sequence:cyanobase_aa:AM1_4540), translating to MIQVLQNWQEVETATQALQQSNLPTHITVQKNWDQWLLAQLLQAHSIDRQSKILDLGCGDCCTLEFLSALGFCNLHGIDLQVKTESSTYRLYEGDITATSFPDSSIDVAVSISVIEHGVDLDAFFREAYRILKPGGLLFVTTDYWQSKLSIDDSIQPFGLSWTVFSNAEIENAIRLAKSHGFLVPENHEIPACTDTPVSWYQQDYTFLALTFQKP from the coding sequence ATGATTCAAGTCCTACAGAACTGGCAAGAAGTTGAAACAGCTACACAAGCTTTACAGCAGTCTAATCTACCAACTCATATCACCGTCCAGAAGAATTGGGATCAGTGGTTACTTGCTCAACTTCTACAAGCTCACTCTATCGATCGACAGTCTAAAATCTTAGATCTTGGTTGCGGCGATTGTTGTACACTCGAATTTTTATCTGCTCTTGGGTTTTGTAATCTGCATGGAATTGATTTGCAGGTAAAAACTGAATCTTCTACTTATCGGCTTTATGAAGGAGACATTACTGCTACATCTTTCCCCGATAGCTCGATCGATGTTGCTGTGAGTATTTCTGTGATTGAGCATGGAGTCGATTTGGATGCTTTCTTTCGTGAAGCTTATCGGATTTTGAAACCGGGTGGATTGTTGTTTGTCACCACTGATTATTGGCAGAGTAAACTCTCGATCGATGATTCGATTCAGCCGTTTGGATTGTCTTGGACAGTCTTTTCTAATGCGGAAATTGAGAATGCGATCCGGCTTGCTAAGTCTCATGGGTTTCTTGTGCCTGAAAATCATGAGATTCCAGCTTGTACTGATACACCTGTCAGTTGGTATCAACAGGACTATACGTTTCTAGCGCTGACCTTTCAGAAGCCGTAA
- a CDS encoding hypothetical protein (similar to AA sequence:cyanobase_aa:AM1_2605) encodes MNVHWLIESNVFDAEEPFFEELKRQNYVYKEVSYLKFQARDAHQYFPDHDCVLFRGTLNLGRDILRTSWIPGAYIDEKNLCCTTYYTYFGQYLLNNQYFILPLGELVRRRVEILDYFRSTGKLFIRPDSNMKSFRAGVFDLQVLDTMQALGSELRRDETTLVLVSGVRSITKEWRFFVYKNEIVTGSLYLVGEERIDEQIKDGYLVNYLSGVLKQVKWYPELLYSIDICESDGELHVLELGSFSCAGEYGCNLSLMVEAGARAAWEDYEIVNG; translated from the coding sequence ATGAACGTACACTGGCTGATTGAATCTAATGTGTTTGATGCTGAAGAGCCGTTTTTTGAAGAGTTGAAACGGCAGAACTATGTTTATAAAGAGGTCAGTTATCTCAAGTTTCAGGCGAGAGATGCACACCAGTACTTTCCAGATCATGACTGTGTGCTGTTTCGAGGAACGCTGAATTTAGGTCGGGATATTTTACGAACTTCTTGGATTCCTGGGGCTTATATCGATGAAAAGAATTTGTGCTGCACGACTTATTACACTTATTTCGGTCAGTATTTGCTGAATAATCAGTATTTCATTCTTCCATTAGGTGAACTGGTAAGAAGAAGAGTGGAAATTTTGGATTATTTTCGATCGACTGGCAAGCTATTCATTCGACCGGATAGCAATATGAAATCGTTTCGTGCTGGCGTGTTTGATCTTCAGGTGCTTGATACGATGCAGGCGTTGGGGAGTGAATTGAGACGGGATGAGACGACTTTGGTACTGGTGAGTGGAGTGCGATCGATTACGAAAGAGTGGCGATTTTTTGTTTACAAGAATGAGATTGTGACTGGCTCGCTGTACTTGGTCGGTGAAGAAAGAATTGATGAGCAAATCAAAGATGGCTACTTGGTGAACTATCTTTCTGGGGTGCTCAAACAGGTGAAATGGTATCCAGAACTGTTGTACAGCATTGATATTTGCGAATCAGATGGGGAGCTACATGTTTTGGAATTGGGATCGTTTAGCTGTGCCGGAGAGTATGGGTGTAATTTGAGCTTGATGGTCGAGGCGGGGGCGAGAGCGGCTTGGGAAGATTATGAGATTGTGAATGGATAG
- a CDS encoding transcriptional regulator, Crp/Fnr family (similar to AA sequence:cyanobase_aa:LBDG_09690) produces MEDRYTLRDTTINTSIRSAPFFEGLPDSAIEKAISHVVMRTHPANQVILLENDWGSSVYFILSGWVKIRTYNLDGKEVTLNILGKGELFGEMAPLDEVPRSTDVITLAPTVIGNMPAQDFVQLLNSEPEAGIRLAQLMARRLRQVNRRLRLRESDSTSRVADILLFLADGQGKRGQNGTEIPNLPHRELSSLSGLARETVTRVLSKLEKKGLIVRDRDILCIPDAHALERLMI; encoded by the coding sequence ATGGAAGACCGTTACACCCTCCGCGATACTACGATTAATACGTCGATCCGCTCTGCTCCGTTCTTTGAAGGGTTGCCTGATAGCGCGATCGAGAAAGCGATTTCCCATGTCGTGATGCGGACTCACCCAGCGAATCAGGTGATCTTGCTCGAAAACGATTGGGGTAGTTCGGTTTATTTTATTCTCAGTGGTTGGGTAAAGATTCGGACGTACAACCTTGACGGAAAAGAGGTGACGCTGAATATTTTGGGTAAGGGCGAACTGTTTGGTGAGATGGCTCCGTTGGATGAAGTTCCTCGATCGACAGACGTGATTACCCTTGCGCCTACGGTGATCGGAAATATGCCTGCTCAAGATTTCGTGCAGTTACTTAATTCTGAACCAGAGGCGGGAATTCGACTCGCACAATTGATGGCACGAAGATTGAGACAGGTGAATCGTCGCTTGAGATTACGCGAATCGGATAGTACATCGCGGGTGGCAGATATTTTGCTATTTCTGGCAGATGGGCAAGGGAAACGGGGACAGAATGGAACTGAGATTCCGAATTTGCCGCATCGGGAACTTAGTAGTTTGAGCGGATTGGCGCGGGAAACGGTGACTCGTGTACTGAGCAAGCTGGAGAAAAAAGGCTTGATTGTACGCGATCGAGATATTCTCTGTATTCCTGATGCTCATGCTCTGGAACGATTGATGATTTAA
- a CDS encoding hypothetical protein (similar to AA sequence:cyanobase_aa:Cyan7425_5292): protein MAYGDFKTLNQALTEFKLTLINQPRLFQNIPPIAPSFKLQGRLEEGIDLALAISTEKAQSELIIAPILLEVRAIAQPHASLFSGVSLNVDPSAGLVGECDFILSKSSNQLEVTSPIAVLVEAKNNDIKSGLGQCVAQMVGAQRFNSDQSISIFGAVTTGVLWRFLRLKIQTLEIDLTEYVVPLQIDTVLGVLKSSFET from the coding sequence ATGGCGTATGGTGACTTCAAAACTCTAAATCAAGCACTGACTGAATTTAAGCTGACTCTAATCAATCAGCCTCGACTTTTTCAAAACATTCCGCCGATCGCACCTTCCTTTAAACTGCAAGGTCGATTGGAAGAAGGCATTGATCTTGCACTTGCAATCTCAACTGAAAAAGCCCAATCTGAACTAATCATTGCTCCGATTTTGCTAGAGGTTCGTGCGATCGCTCAACCTCACGCTTCATTGTTCAGCGGAGTCTCACTGAACGTCGATCCCTCCGCCGGATTAGTCGGCGAATGCGACTTCATCTTATCAAAATCATCCAATCAACTCGAAGTGACATCTCCGATCGCGGTTCTCGTGGAAGCCAAAAATAACGACATCAAATCTGGTCTAGGACAATGTGTCGCTCAAATGGTTGGTGCACAACGATTTAATTCTGATCAATCCATCTCAATTTTTGGAGCCGTAACCACAGGAGTATTGTGGCGATTCCTGCGATTGAAGATTCAAACCCTAGAAATTGATTTAACTGAGTACGTCGTCCCGTTGCAGATTGACACGGTTCTGGGAGTTCTCAAAAGTTCGTTTGAGACTTAG
- a CDS encoding short-chain dehydrogenase/reductase SDR (similar to AA sequence:cyanobase_aa:Npun_F0204), translating into MKASLKPLPNQVIVITGASSGIGLVTARMAAQQGAKLVLAARNEDALKQLVQEINSKGGKAIYVVADVGIEEQVNNIAERAIAEFGGFDTWVNNAGVSIFGLCEDVSIPDMKRMFDTNFWGTVYGSRAAVRQFKQSKKSGALINVGSFLGDRAVVLQSTYCTSKHALHGWTDALRMELEAEGAPIAVTLIHPGRIDTPYNEHARSYLEKQPAHGGMIYPPEAVADAILFAAAHSRRDMFVGFQAKALAVLGGISPRLTDKLMEIWGFPSQQSDRPSRDREDNALYHPGYGLHERGTHVGWIRSGRSLYVQAEKYPVVATLTVVGIGAILWRFTTTVL; encoded by the coding sequence ATGAAAGCCTCTCTCAAACCGTTACCCAATCAAGTCATTGTAATCACAGGAGCATCGAGCGGCATTGGGCTGGTCACTGCTCGCATGGCTGCCCAACAAGGTGCAAAATTAGTCCTCGCTGCCCGCAACGAAGATGCCCTCAAGCAATTAGTTCAAGAAATTAATAGCAAGGGCGGAAAAGCAATCTATGTCGTTGCAGATGTCGGCATCGAAGAACAAGTGAATAATATTGCTGAAAGAGCGATCGCAGAATTCGGTGGTTTCGACACCTGGGTAAACAATGCTGGAGTGTCTATCTTCGGACTCTGCGAAGATGTTTCCATTCCCGATATGAAGCGAATGTTTGACACTAACTTCTGGGGTACAGTCTATGGATCTCGTGCCGCAGTTCGACAGTTCAAGCAAAGCAAAAAGAGCGGAGCATTGATCAATGTGGGTAGCTTTTTAGGCGATCGTGCTGTTGTTCTCCAGTCTACTTACTGCACTTCAAAACACGCACTACATGGTTGGACAGATGCTCTACGCATGGAGTTAGAAGCCGAAGGCGCACCGATCGCAGTCACATTAATTCACCCAGGACGCATTGATACACCTTACAATGAACATGCCCGAAGCTACTTAGAGAAACAGCCTGCACATGGCGGCATGATCTATCCTCCTGAAGCGGTTGCTGATGCGATTCTGTTTGCTGCTGCTCATTCGCGAAGAGATATGTTTGTCGGATTCCAGGCGAAAGCTTTAGCCGTGTTAGGAGGTATCTCACCACGTCTCACCGATAAACTTATGGAAATCTGGGGGTTTCCATCTCAGCAATCCGATCGACCTTCACGCGATCGAGAAGATAATGCGCTTTATCATCCAGGCTACGGTTTACACGAACGTGGAACTCACGTCGGTTGGATTCGCTCTGGTCGCAGTTTGTATGTTCAAGCAGAGAAATATCCTGTCGTGGCGACATTGACAGTTGTTGGGATAGGAGCAATTCTCTGGCGCTTTACGACTACAGTACTTTAG
- a CDS encoding GTP-binding proten HflX (similar to AA sequence:cyanobase_aa:Cyan7425_3241) — translation MATVYGHLQGIRSTHIKQIEKLYETRLPSDSFITLEFAEKLASLSQTIHQPICCYINRRGQILRVGVGTPMQTRLPESELPRRSRDRLSGIRCIVAQFQPPDTSAFIAMLRQRLDTIVVLTLQDKTQHSYLLHLVPDVDQPWQTESIPLDTLINQDADQLIDDWEKDIQDAGFDLSQTVEFDHDRALLVGLQTNEMSDRRFQDSIDELSRLVESAKGEVLGVVQQKRSNPHPQTVIGQGKVEEITLEAQRLGANLIVFNQDISATQARNLEEQIGVRVVDRTEVILDIFAQRARSQAGKLQVELAQLEYTLPRLRGRGQDMSRLGAGIGTRGPGETKLETERRTIQRRITQLQQEVNQLQAHRARLRQQRDRQDTPTIALVGYTNAGKSTLLNVLTRAEVYTADQLFATLDPTTRRLTVTDPNTHDRRNLLLTDTVGFIHDLPPALMDAFRATLEEVTEANALLHVLDLSHPAWEQHLESVNTVLSELPATPPDAILVFNKIDQVDRETLSQVQQSYPDALFISATERIGLDHLEQRLLKLPDALTTAIPLTQQKFAEHLPLDRS, via the coding sequence ATGGCAACTGTTTACGGTCATCTTCAAGGCATCCGCTCGACTCACATCAAACAAATTGAAAAACTGTACGAAACTCGTCTCCCCAGTGATAGCTTCATCACACTAGAATTCGCTGAAAAACTGGCATCACTCAGTCAAACGATTCATCAACCGATTTGTTGCTATATCAATCGTCGCGGACAAATTCTTCGAGTCGGAGTTGGAACTCCAATGCAAACGCGACTACCAGAATCAGAACTACCGCGTCGCAGTCGCGATCGACTCAGTGGCATTCGCTGTATCGTGGCTCAATTCCAACCACCCGACACCAGCGCTTTCATTGCAATGTTACGTCAGCGACTCGATACGATCGTGGTTCTCACACTCCAAGATAAAACCCAACACTCGTATCTATTGCATCTCGTTCCCGATGTTGATCAACCGTGGCAAACCGAATCAATTCCACTCGACACATTGATCAACCAAGATGCCGATCAGCTGATCGATGATTGGGAAAAAGACATTCAAGATGCTGGATTCGATCTCTCGCAAACGGTTGAATTCGACCACGATCGAGCTTTACTGGTCGGATTACAAACGAATGAAATGTCCGATCGACGTTTCCAAGACAGCATTGATGAACTGAGCCGTTTAGTTGAAAGTGCCAAAGGTGAAGTCCTCGGAGTCGTTCAACAAAAGCGATCGAATCCTCATCCACAAACGGTTATCGGTCAAGGCAAAGTCGAAGAAATCACCTTAGAAGCTCAGCGACTAGGAGCAAACCTAATTGTTTTCAATCAAGATATTTCCGCGACTCAAGCCCGAAATTTAGAAGAGCAAATCGGTGTGAGGGTGGTCGATCGTACCGAAGTCATCTTAGATATCTTTGCCCAAAGAGCGCGATCGCAAGCTGGAAAACTCCAAGTCGAACTTGCACAATTAGAATACACACTGCCAAGATTACGCGGGCGTGGGCAAGATATGTCTCGCTTAGGTGCAGGAATCGGAACTCGTGGACCAGGTGAAACCAAACTAGAAACCGAACGACGAACGATTCAACGCCGAATTACTCAACTCCAACAAGAAGTCAATCAGCTTCAAGCTCATCGCGCCCGACTCAGGCAACAACGCGATCGACAAGACACTCCAACAATTGCTCTAGTCGGCTACACCAACGCAGGCAAATCTACCTTACTCAATGTCTTAACTCGTGCCGAAGTTTACACCGCAGATCAGCTATTCGCAACGCTTGATCCCACCACTCGACGCTTAACCGTAACTGATCCGAACACCCACGATCGACGAAATTTACTTCTCACTGATACGGTAGGATTCATCCACGATTTGCCGCCTGCGCTAATGGATGCGTTTCGAGCCACTCTCGAAGAAGTCACCGAAGCAAACGCATTGTTACACGTTCTCGATCTTTCTCATCCCGCTTGGGAGCAGCACTTAGAATCCGTGAACACAGTTCTCTCTGAGCTTCCCGCTACTCCACCCGATGCAATTCTGGTGTTTAACAAAATTGATCAGGTCGATCGAGAAACCCTTTCACAAGTTCAACAATCCTATCCCGATGCACTCTTTATCTCTGCTACAGAACGAATTGGTTTAGACCATCTAGAACAGCGCTTGTTAAAGCTTCCAGACGCACTCACAACCGCCATCCCACTCACGCAGCAGAAATTCGCTGAACACCTGCCATTAGATAGAAGTTGA